Below is a window of Candidatus Cloacimonadota bacterium DNA.
CTAATAATCTCATTATATCTTTGTTCAAGATCCAATAGTGGAGATTGGTTCAGAGTAAAATTGCTTAATAGATTGTATTCCATAGCAATTATGCAATCTAAGTATCCTGCAACAATTTCTTCTGCATATGGATGTATATCTTTTTGCTCATAAGGAAGTTCAAGCTTTTGCATTAGATACTCAACCGGAAAATTACCCGGATATTGGTAAGAACTTAATATCTCTAAGACTTTATCTCTATCTTCGGTTGCAAGTAACTGGGGACTTTTATCTTCAAACAGTGCATTTACTTTAGTTATCCAAATATCAATAAAATACTTCATTGCCTGTGTAGATTCACGGTTATTATCGGCTTTAAAAGCAGGGAAGGGGCTTATCTCTTCAAATCGTGGTGAGTAAGGGCATTCCCGAGGGCACTTTAGATCAATTCTTAGTTCGTTGCAGCATTTCCAACAAATCCCTCTTTTAGTGCGAACACATTGCCTTAAGGCTCGTTCTGTATGGCAAGTTTTACAACGATCCCTAGCACTTATAGAGAACATGGAACCTCCGGTACTGGGGCAGGATTACGCTTGAAAGCGCTTTTCGCAATTAGCTTATATACAGTATCTAACTTGTCTTTATTATAAGTAGTTACGTCTTGCATATTGTGGATACTCCATAAAATTTCATCTAATTCACGGTACGATATCCCCATTTCCTGCTCGTCGGTTTGATTTTCCCATAGATCTGCAGAAGGAGTTTTTTCGATAATCTTTTTGGGAATACCCAAATTCCTGGCAAGTTTCCATACTTCTGTTTTATATAGTTGCGCCAAAGGCTCAATTGCTGCTGCAGAATCTCCATGTTGAGTAAAATATCCTGTCATAATCTCGCTGAGATTGCTAGTTCCCAATACCAATGCGCGATATTTGGAGGAAAGATCATACAGAACACACATCCTGATACGTGCCATAAAATTTCCTCTTCTTAAAGCACTCGCTTCCGTTTCGTATGATGCATACCAGGCATCTACTATGGGGCTTATCTCTATTATTTGATAGGCTATATCCAGGTAATTGCAAAGTAAACGCCCATCTTCTAAACTATTGGGATTGCTACTTGTGTAGGGCATCATTACCCCAATAACATTCTCTTTGCCAATGGCTTTAACCGCTAGCGTAGCTGAAACGGCACTATCTATGCCTCCAGATACGCCAACAATGTACTTGGTTAATCCGCTGCTCTGCAAATAGCTCCCCAAAAATTGCGCTATTCTTTCACATTCCTTGCCAATGTCTATTTTACGCATAA
It encodes the following:
- a CDS encoding NAD+ synthase — its product is MRKIDIGKECERIAQFLGSYLQSSGLTKYIVGVSGGIDSAVSATLAVKAIGKENVIGVMMPYTSSNPNSLEDGRLLCNYLDIAYQIIEISPIVDAWYASYETEASALRRGNFMARIRMCVLYDLSSKYRALVLGTSNLSEIMTGYFTQHGDSAAAIEPLAQLYKTEVWKLARNLGIPKKIIEKTPSADLWENQTDEQEMGISYRELDEILWSIHNMQDVTTYNKDKLDTVYKLIAKSAFKRNPAPVPEVPCSL